One window of Mus caroli chromosome 11, CAROLI_EIJ_v1.1, whole genome shotgun sequence genomic DNA carries:
- the C1qbp gene encoding complement component 1 Q subcomponent-binding protein, mitochondrial has translation MLPLLRCVPRALGAAATGLRTTIPAQPLRHLLQPAPRPCLRPFGLLSVRAGSARRSGLLQPPVPCACGCGALHTEGDKAFVEFLTDEIKEEKKIQKHKSLPKMSGDWELEVNGTEAKLLRKVAGEKITVTFNINNSIPPTFDGEEEEPSQGQKAEEQEPELTSTPNFVVEVTKTDGKKTLVLDCHYPEDEIGHEDEAESDIFSIKEVSFQATGDSEWRDTNYTLNTDSLDWALYDHLMDFLADRGVDNTFADELVELSTALEHQEYITFLEDLKSFVKNQ, from the exons ATGCTCCCTCTGCTGCGTTGCGTGCCCCGCGCCCTCGGCGCCGCCGCCACGGGCCTCCGAACCACTATCCCGGCCCAGCCGCTTCGGCATCTCCTGCAGCCCGCGCCTCGGCCATGCCTCCGGCCCTTCGGTTTGCTCAGCGTACGAGCCGGCTCCGCTCGGCGCTCTGGCCTCCTGCAGCCCCCGGTTCCCTGCGCGTGCGGCTGTGGCGCTCTGCACACGGAAG GAGACAAGGCCTTCGTTGAATTCTTGACTGAtgaaattaaggaagaaaagaagatccAGAAGCACAAGTCCCTTCCCAAGATGTCTGGAGATTGGGAGCTGGAGGTGAACGGCACGGAGGCTAAATTATTGCGCAAAGTTGCTGGAGAAAA GATCACTGTCACTTTCAACATCAACAACAGCATCCCTCCAACATTTGATGGCGAGGAGGAGGAGCCCTCCCAGGGGCAGAAGGCTGAAGAACAGGAG CCAGAACTGACGTCAACTCCCAACTTTGTGGTTGAAGTTACAAAGACTGATGGCAAGAAGACTCTTGTCCTGGACTGTCACTATCCTGAGGATGAG ATTGGACACGAAGATGAGGCCGAGAGTGATATCTTCTCTATCAAGGAAGTTAGCTTTCAGGCCACTGGTGACTCTGAGTGGAGGGATACAAACTATACACTCAACACAGATTCCCTGGACTGG GCCTTGTATGATCACCTAATGGATTTCCTTGCGGACCGAGGGGTGGATAACACTTTTGCAGATGAGTTGGTGGAGCTCAGCACAGCCCTAGAGCACCAGGAATATATCACCTTTCTTGAGGACCTCAAAAGTTTTGTCAAGAACCAGTAG